A window of Halofilum ochraceum genomic DNA:
TCGTCACGCCTTTTCGACCTGGCTGAATTCGAGCTCCACGGGCGTCGAACGCCCGAAGATCTGTACGGCGACGAGCAGGCGGGACTTTTCGAAGTTCACCTCCTCGACGACGCCACTGAAATCGTTGAACGGCCCGTCGGTCACGCGCACGACCTCGCCCGGCTCGAACAGCACCTTCGGGCGCGGTTTCTCGACACCCTCCTGGACGCGCTGGAGGATGCTCTCCGCTTCCGCGTCGGAGATCGGTGCGGGCTTGTCGGCGGTGCCGCCGATGAAACCGAGCACGCGCGGCGTGTTCTTCACG
This region includes:
- the nusG gene encoding transcription termination/antitermination protein NusG, with protein sequence MAKRWYVVQAFSGFETSVKRALLEHIARSGLEDYFGEVLVPTEEVVEVRGGQKRKSERKFFPGYVLLQMEMTDETWHLVKNTPRVLGFIGGTADKPAPISDAEAESILQRVQEGVEKPRPKVLFEPGEVVRVTDGPFNDFSGVVEEVNFEKSRLLVAVQIFGRSTPVELEFSQVEKA